The genomic interval CCCACTACCCGAAATTTCGGGAGGTTCAATTTCCCCGATAATCCTCTCCACATTGTGGAGGGGATTTTTTGGTCGTTCGAATGTAAGAAAAATTGACATAAAAGTATTGATCTCTGCCCCTGTTCGTGTTAATATACATAATCAAAGAAAGGTTATGTCAGGAAAATTAACACAAGGGGTGGGCGAACATGTCGGTACCTTTGTTGTTGGATACAGTGTGGGTGTTGTTGGCTGCACTTTTGGTTATTTTCATGCAAGTCGGATTCGCGCTGTTGGAGGCAGGCTCCGCTCATTTGAAACATGCGGGGCATATCGCCAGCAAACAATTGATCAGTTTTGCCACGGCTTCATTGTTTTTCTGGGCTTTTGGCTATGCAGTGACATTCGGGGCCGGAAATGAGTGGTTCGGCACGAGCGGTTGGTTCCTGTCGCTGCCTGATGAGAAAGGAAAGATCCCCGTGGAGGTTCTTTACCTGTTCCAGCTTTCTTTCGCTGCGGTGTCACTCGCAATCGCATGGGGAGGATTTGCCGAGCGGGCGAAATTGATCGTATATCTCTTGTTCGGTGCACTTTATACCTCCGTCGTTTATCCGGTGGTTGGGCACTGGATTTGGGGCGGCGGTTGGTTGAGCGAGCTCGGGGCACAAGATTTCGCCGGTTCGACGGTGGTGCACCTGCAAGGCGGGATCGCTGCACTGATCGCCACGCTGTTGCTCAAACCGCGGATCGGCAAATACGGGCCGGACGGTAATCCCAAAACGATGCAGGGACACAATCCCGTTTTCATCACAGTGGGTGCGATGATCATCTGGCTGGGTTGGTTCGGTTTCAACGCGGGGAGCACACTGGGAACGAAAGACGGATTTTTCGGATATGTGGCGTTGACGACCAACCTGGCGGCTGCGGCGGGGGTTTTGAGCGCTTGGCTCGCAGTTTATGCGATGACCAAAAAAGCGGATATTCCGTCTATCGCCAACGGTGCGTTGGCGGCATTGGTGGCCATCACGGCGGCATGTGCGTTTGTTGAGCCATGGGCGGCTGTGGTGATCGGGGCCGTCGCGGGTGCGATGAGTGTCTGGACGGCGGTTGCGATTGAGCGGATGGGGGTCGACGATCCGATCGGAGCATTTTCCGTGCACGGTTTGGCTGGAATCTGGGGCACGCTTTCCACCGGTTTCTTCGCTGCACCACATTTGGTGGAGTACACCGGCATTGGACGTCCGGGATTGTTTTACGGCGGCGGATGGACCCAATTGGGTGTGCAAGCACTGAGCGTGTTGGTGGCGGCGGTGTACGTGGCTGTGGTTTCCTGGGCGATTCTGTGGGTCATGGATCAACTGTTCGGTCTGCGCATCAGCAAAGAAGAGGAAATCAAAGGTCTGGACCGGAGCGAACATGGCATTGAGCCTGAAGCCGTACCGCAAGAAGCATCCGCTGCGGGTAAACCTGCAACGGCTCTCCGGGCTTCTGCAGCCGGGGAGGCGATTTGATCACCGGAGTGTGTCTGGTGAATATTGTCCACACCAGGTTCGCTTCACCTTCGCCCTGCCGGGAAGCGGATGATGCTTGCTCCGACCCGGAGCGCGGGTCGCGGGCAAAGTACGCTTCGCTAAGAAAAAGTTGCCCGCGATTTCATCCCTGCGATCCCGGTCTTCGCTCGGCCGGGCTTGGTTGGTCGCTCACCTGGGAAAACATTTGCTCCCTCGCGGATTTACAGAAAAAGCCGTCTGAAAGCCCACGGCGACCATAGGAAGTACCCTAGGGGTATTTGAATCGTGGGATGAAAGGCGGAGTTGCTCGGTATCCCCTTTTGGGGATGGTAAGAGCAACCAATTTGTTGTATAATCGAACG from Polycladomyces zharkentensis carries:
- a CDS encoding ammonium transporter — encoded protein: MSVPLLLDTVWVLLAALLVIFMQVGFALLEAGSAHLKHAGHIASKQLISFATASLFFWAFGYAVTFGAGNEWFGTSGWFLSLPDEKGKIPVEVLYLFQLSFAAVSLAIAWGGFAERAKLIVYLLFGALYTSVVYPVVGHWIWGGGWLSELGAQDFAGSTVVHLQGGIAALIATLLLKPRIGKYGPDGNPKTMQGHNPVFITVGAMIIWLGWFGFNAGSTLGTKDGFFGYVALTTNLAAAAGVLSAWLAVYAMTKKADIPSIANGALAALVAITAACAFVEPWAAVVIGAVAGAMSVWTAVAIERMGVDDPIGAFSVHGLAGIWGTLSTGFFAAPHLVEYTGIGRPGLFYGGGWTQLGVQALSVLVAAVYVAVVSWAILWVMDQLFGLRISKEEEIKGLDRSEHGIEPEAVPQEASAAGKPATALRASAAGEAI